From one Populus alba chromosome 17, ASM523922v2, whole genome shotgun sequence genomic stretch:
- the LOC118038581 gene encoding large ribosomal subunit protein eL38z/eL38y gives MPKQIHEIKDFLLTARRKDARSVKIKRSRDVVKFKVRCSKYLYTLCVFDPEKADKLKQSLPPGLSVQDL, from the exons CCTAAGCAGATCCACGAGATCAAGGATTTCCTTCTTACTGCCAGAAGGAAAGATGCACGCTCTGTGAAGATCAAGAGGAGCAGAGATGTGGTCAAGTTCAAAGTTCGCTGCTCAAAGTACCTCTACACTCTTTGTGTCTTTGACCCTGAGAAGGCAGACAAGTTGAAACAATCTCTTCCTCCAG GTTTGAGTGTTCAAGATCTGTGA